The Zestosphaera sp. genome has a window encoding:
- the fba gene encoding class I fructose-bisphosphate aldolase, producing the protein MSYVRPTSNYIGKYVRLNRIMPDGKSVIFAFDHGVEHGPKDFTEESIDPRNILSKVVEGGVDAILLLHGIAKATYDVWSNKTALILKITGKTMLRPEDNRYLQSIFGSVEDAVSMGAEAVAATVYWGSQYEDAMLRNWFTVREAAEKYGMPCLQLAYPRNPQMKNIYDVEIVKYGARAASESGADMIKTYYTGSRETFAEVVKAAAGVPVLMSGGPKTQDTREFLIQVRNVMDAGARGVVVGRNVFQHKNPRGVIKAVKEIVHENRNPEDVLHYVK; encoded by the coding sequence GTGAGCTACGTGAGACCTACAAGTAACTACATAGGTAAGTATGTTAGGCTGAATAGAATAATGCCTGACGGGAAAAGTGTTATTTTTGCTTTTGATCACGGTGTAGAACACGGCCCTAAAGACTTTACTGAGGAGTCTATAGATCCCAGAAATATCTTAAGTAAAGTCGTTGAGGGGGGAGTTGACGCAATACTGCTACTACACGGCATCGCTAAAGCGACATATGATGTGTGGAGTAATAAGACAGCCTTAATACTAAAGATTACGGGCAAGACTATGCTAAGACCTGAAGACAACAGGTATCTTCAAAGTATTTTCGGTAGCGTGGAAGACGCCGTGTCTATGGGGGCTGAGGCTGTTGCCGCGACTGTTTACTGGGGTAGTCAGTACGAGGACGCAATGTTGAGGAACTGGTTTACAGTGAGAGAGGCTGCTGAGAAATACGGCATGCCGTGCCTTCAGCTAGCTTACCCTAGAAATCCACAAATGAAGAACATATATGATGTCGAGATCGTCAAGTACGGCGCTAGAGCGGCAAGCGAGAGCGGTGCTGATATGATAAAGACTTACTACACAGGAAGCAGAGAAACTTTTGCTGAGGTAGTTAAAGCTGCGGCTGGCGTGCCTGTCTTGATGAGCGGCGGTCCAAAAACACAAGACACTAGAGAATTCTTAATTCAGGTCAGAAACGTAATGGATGCTGGAGCTAGGGGGGTAGTTGTGGGTAGGAATGTCTTCCAGCACAAGAATCCTAGAGGAGTCATAAAGGCTGTTAAAGAGATAGTTCACGAGAACAGAAATCCGGAAGATGTACTGCATTACGTAAAGTAA
- a CDS encoding acyltransferase has protein sequence MSESTKKYYVHPTAIIEEDVEIGEGTRIWHFVHVRKGARIGRNCNIGKDVYIDAGVKIGNNVKIQNFVSVYRGVTLEDDVFVGPHATFTNDIYPRSFNVEWEVIPTIVRRGASIGANATIICGVTIGEYAMVGAGAVVTKDVPPHGLVLGNPARLVGFVCFCGKPLKEKDKVKEESKVVVYKCERCGKEVEIPLELYKQVMKT, from the coding sequence TTGAGTGAGTCAACGAAGAAATATTACGTGCACCCGACAGCCATAATAGAAGAAGATGTTGAGATAGGGGAGGGTACTAGAATATGGCACTTTGTACATGTCAGGAAAGGTGCTAGAATAGGTCGGAATTGCAATATAGGTAAAGACGTTTACATAGATGCTGGCGTGAAGATAGGCAATAATGTCAAGATCCAGAATTTCGTCTCTGTTTACAGGGGGGTCACGTTAGAAGACGACGTTTTCGTAGGTCCTCACGCAACGTTCACTAACGACATCTACCCAAGGTCTTTTAACGTAGAGTGGGAGGTAATACCCACGATAGTTAGGAGAGGTGCGTCTATAGGAGCTAATGCGACAATAATTTGTGGAGTGACTATAGGAGAGTACGCGATGGTAGGTGCTGGAGCTGTAGTAACTAAGGACGTCCCGCCTCACGGACTCGTTTTGGGGAATCCGGCTAGACTAGTCGGTTTTGTGTGTTTCTGTGGCAAACCACTTAAGGAGAAGGATAAGGTGAAGGAGGAGAGTAAGGTAGTAGTTTATAAGTGTGAGAGATGCGGTAAGGAAGTTGAAATTCCTTTAGAGCTGTATAAGCAGGTTATGAAGACTTAA
- a CDS encoding carbohydrate kinase family protein: MIDLLCIGHALVDIRFLVNKFPQPDEEARILDEKRGVGGSAANVAIGARRLGLQTGLIAKVGLDSFGRMIVDELMSEGVDISGVRISTTLPTGFSIVVRDSEGKILIYGFKGASEDLSIKDVDKELLRDTRYVHIASLRPDTTLEILKSLEAGNKPIVSWDPGRVLALSGLSKLEPIISLVDIVSVNKREIYYITGESDYIKAAEKLRRLGPKIIIVKRGSEGVYVVSDSATVDIPAFPPERVVDTTGAGDAFIAGFYSALKRGYDLEESVKYAALVASIKVGRLGSHEVPKHEEVIKVAKDLYQLSFKKP, encoded by the coding sequence ATGATCGACTTACTATGTATAGGACACGCGTTAGTTGACATTAGGTTCTTAGTCAATAAATTTCCGCAACCAGATGAAGAAGCGCGAATACTTGACGAGAAGAGAGGTGTAGGCGGTTCAGCAGCTAATGTGGCTATAGGAGCGAGAAGACTAGGACTCCAGACTGGCTTGATAGCTAAGGTAGGTCTCGACTCTTTTGGACGAATGATAGTTGACGAGCTAATGAGTGAGGGAGTTGATATTTCCGGGGTAAGAATATCTACTACACTCCCAACAGGCTTCTCAATAGTAGTTAGAGATTCTGAAGGCAAGATACTCATATATGGTTTTAAGGGAGCCTCAGAAGACTTAAGCATTAAAGACGTTGATAAAGAACTACTGCGAGACACGCGATACGTGCATATAGCTAGCTTAAGACCTGACACAACTTTAGAGATCCTTAAGTCTCTGGAAGCCGGAAACAAGCCTATAGTATCGTGGGACCCTGGTAGAGTACTAGCCTTGAGCGGGTTAAGTAAGCTAGAGCCAATAATATCATTAGTGGATATTGTTTCAGTCAATAAGAGAGAGATATACTACATAACTGGAGAAAGCGATTACATTAAGGCAGCCGAAAAATTAAGACGTCTGGGCCCTAAGATAATCATAGTCAAAAGAGGCAGTGAAGGAGTTTACGTAGTGAGTGATTCAGCGACTGTAGATATACCAGCTTTCCCACCCGAGAGAGTAGTTGATACTACCGGCGCTGGCGACGCCTTCATAGCAGGTTTTTACTCTGCCCTAAAACGCGGCTACGACCTCGAAGAATCTGTCAAGTACGCAGCACTAGTAGCATCAATCAAGGTAGGAAGACTAGGTTCTCACGAAGTACCAAAACATGAAGAAGTAATTAAGGTAGCTAAAGACCTTTATCAGCTCTCATTCAAAAAGCCATGA
- a CDS encoding 30S ribosomal protein S13, translating to MSEGRFRHIVRIAGVDVEGDLLIPYGLAKIKGVGYHTGLAIARIVGLDPQSRIGYLSDAEVRRVEDVINNPLKYGIPAWYLNRRKDYASGEDRHLISADLIFEARSDIEREIKTRSWRGIRHQLGLKVRGQRTHTTGRIGPVVGVTKGKAAQQKQE from the coding sequence ATGAGTGAGGGTAGGTTTAGGCATATAGTGAGGATTGCCGGCGTTGATGTAGAGGGAGACTTACTTATTCCTTACGGTCTAGCTAAGATAAAGGGAGTTGGCTATCATACTGGACTCGCTATAGCGAGGATAGTCGGGCTTGACCCTCAATCTCGTATAGGCTACTTAAGTGATGCTGAAGTGCGGAGAGTAGAAGACGTAATAAATAATCCACTTAAGTACGGTATTCCTGCCTGGTATCTTAACAGGCGGAAAGACTACGCTTCAGGAGAGGATAGACACCTCATATCAGCAGACTTGATTTTTGAGGCTAGAAGCGATATTGAGAGAGAGATAAAGACGAGGAGTTGGAGAGGTATAAGACATCAGCTGGGTCTTAAAGTGAGAGGGCAGAGAACCCACACTACGGGCAGGATAGGGCCTGTAGTTGGGGTTACTAAGGGTAAGGCAGCACAGCAGAAGCAGGAGTGA
- a CDS encoding 50S ribosomal protein L18e: MPRTGPTNITLRTLTRELRKTANQYKAPIWDYVADILERPSRSRVVVNVSKLERVASPNEVVVIPGKLLGAGTINKRVVVAAFSFSPKAVEKVKNAGGQVMSIKDLISINPSGSGVKVVI; encoded by the coding sequence GTGCCTCGTACAGGACCTACAAACATTACTTTGAGAACACTGACTAGAGAATTAAGGAAGACAGCTAACCAGTATAAGGCGCCTATATGGGATTACGTAGCTGATATCCTAGAAAGACCTTCTAGGAGCAGAGTAGTAGTTAATGTCTCTAAATTAGAGAGAGTGGCCTCACCTAATGAGGTAGTGGTAATTCCTGGGAAGCTTCTGGGTGCCGGCACCATAAACAAGAGAGTAGTAGTAGCTGCTTTCAGTTTCTCACCTAAGGCCGTAGAGAAGGTCAAGAATGCTGGTGGTCAAGTAATGAGTATTAAAGACTTAATTAGCATTAATCCTAGTG
- a CDS encoding nucleotide sugar dehydrogenase, with the protein MSVSDPVDRVFEGGCGALVFGLGYVGLALVAAYLRKGLRVYGVDKNLDKIKALHLRSFRFLERNIEEAIYNGLEKGMLKLTTDSLEFSESACVKVITVPVYLDWLTKEIDYSSLVEVGESVGSGLKKKDLVILESSVPPGTTEGVLKPVLERVSGLVAGRDFYLAYSPERIYVGHSLEDIEVNYPKIVSGINEVSAELAAKFYSRISSKGVIRLSSIKAAEFSKLAEGVYRDVNIALSNELAMLSEVLGVNYYEVREAANSQPYCHLHLPGPGVGGPCIPIYPYFIINIATRRGFIPQLLLLARNINEFMPYEIVKRFEKFLRTHGVKVSSSRIGVLGVAFRGDTDDTRLSPTHDIIALLRARGCRNIVAHDPLVIKDEVLDQLGVPLTQDLRVALEDRDAIIVLTKHTEYSKLTTGDIMRLSKNPDILIYDSVNVITNNNNYTRIEKLGITI; encoded by the coding sequence ATGAGTGTTTCTGACCCTGTTGATAGGGTGTTTGAGGGAGGTTGCGGGGCTTTAGTATTTGGCTTAGGGTACGTGGGTCTTGCTCTAGTAGCCGCCTACTTAAGGAAGGGCTTAAGAGTCTACGGAGTTGATAAAAATTTAGATAAGATCAAAGCACTTCACTTACGTTCTTTCAGATTCTTAGAGAGAAACATAGAAGAAGCCATATATAATGGTTTAGAGAAAGGAATGTTAAAGCTTACTACAGATAGTCTCGAATTCTCTGAGAGTGCGTGTGTTAAGGTGATTACGGTGCCCGTATACCTAGATTGGCTGACTAAAGAGATTGATTATAGTTCGTTAGTAGAAGTTGGCGAATCTGTTGGTAGCGGGCTTAAGAAAAAAGACCTAGTTATTCTAGAGTCTAGCGTTCCTCCAGGTACTACGGAGGGCGTTCTTAAGCCAGTACTAGAGAGAGTTAGCGGACTAGTTGCTGGGAGAGATTTTTACTTAGCGTACAGTCCTGAGAGAATATACGTTGGTCACTCGCTAGAAGACATAGAAGTTAATTACCCTAAGATAGTCTCAGGCATAAATGAGGTGTCGGCAGAACTAGCTGCTAAGTTCTACTCAAGAATATCAAGCAAGGGCGTGATAAGGCTAAGTTCTATTAAGGCAGCTGAGTTTTCTAAACTAGCTGAGGGAGTGTATAGAGACGTCAACATAGCCTTATCAAACGAGCTAGCCATGCTTTCTGAAGTTCTCGGAGTAAATTATTATGAAGTTAGGGAAGCAGCTAACTCACAACCTTACTGCCACCTACACTTACCAGGGCCTGGAGTCGGGGGTCCGTGCATACCGATCTACCCATACTTCATCATAAACATAGCTACGAGAAGAGGATTCATCCCGCAACTCTTACTCCTTGCTAGAAACATTAACGAGTTCATGCCTTACGAAATTGTTAAGAGATTTGAAAAATTTCTGAGAACACATGGTGTTAAAGTAAGTAGTTCGAGAATAGGCGTCTTGGGAGTAGCTTTCAGAGGAGACACCGACGACACTAGACTCTCACCAACACATGACATTATAGCTTTACTGAGAGCTCGAGGGTGTAGAAACATTGTGGCGCACGACCCCCTAGTAATTAAAGACGAAGTCCTTGATCAATTAGGTGTTCCGCTAACTCAAGACTTACGAGTAGCCCTGGAAGACAGAGACGCTATCATAGTCTTAACTAAGCACACAGAATACAGCAAGTTAACAACAGGAGACATAATGAGGCTTTCTAAGAATCCCGACATACTAATATATGATTCAGTTAACGTCATAACTAATAACAACAACTACACCAGAATAGAGAAGTTAGGAATTACGATTTAA
- a CDS encoding alanyl-tRNA editing protein: MPSELECQVFSDEMRTHTALHVLKGAVVRVLGEGSLWTASTYVSGKHGRLTVTCPTKPSDEQVKEIEELANKKVLEDLRVEVKTMLRTEAEKTYGNVIYDLFPVPPDVKELTLVIVYDVDGSIWNINACNKEHLPSTRFIGSIVLEKPRFRASKKLLEIPFNVSP; the protein is encoded by the coding sequence GTGCCCTCAGAACTGGAGTGCCAGGTATTCTCAGACGAAATGAGAACTCACACTGCCCTCCACGTTCTTAAAGGAGCTGTAGTCAGAGTCTTAGGTGAGGGTTCTTTATGGACTGCATCAACTTATGTTTCAGGCAAGCACGGCAGGCTAACTGTGACCTGCCCAACAAAACCTAGTGACGAGCAAGTTAAGGAAATTGAAGAATTAGCGAATAAGAAAGTCTTAGAAGACCTACGTGTTGAGGTTAAAACTATGTTAAGGACAGAAGCTGAGAAAACTTACGGTAATGTAATATATGACTTGTTTCCAGTACCTCCAGACGTTAAGGAGTTAACTCTCGTTATAGTGTATGATGTAGACGGGAGTATCTGGAACATAAACGCCTGTAATAAAGAACACTTACCATCAACAAGATTTATTGGTAGTATAGTATTAGAAAAACCAAGATTTAGAGCTTCTAAGAAGTTGCTCGAAATACCATTTAACGTAAGTCCCTGA
- a CDS encoding DNA-directed RNA polymerase subunit D → MSYSVIVVERGDNRLKLLFKGVPLALLNAIRRASMEYVPTMAVDFVIFNNNTSVLHDEIIAHRLGLIPLNSEEALRKYKSPEECVGAGPEKSIECYAVLSLQASAKDGETKTVYSGDLKPLTDPDVRPVYDKIPIVVLGPNQEISLEAYARLGRGIEHIKWSPVTISTVTYSARLTIKESLCTLCGKCVEVCPRDALVLEGGKVRAYDEKCILCRQCVKSCPTDAIELGFKDDEFYLTIESSGSLKPETVVAEALKIVISKLDKFLSVLDSIKVQSGE, encoded by the coding sequence GTGTCTTATTCTGTCATAGTAGTTGAGAGAGGAGATAATCGTCTTAAACTTCTCTTCAAAGGAGTCCCCCTAGCCCTCTTAAACGCTATTAGGAGAGCTTCTATGGAGTATGTTCCAACCATGGCTGTAGATTTCGTTATATTCAACAACAACACTTCAGTTCTTCATGACGAGATAATAGCTCACAGATTAGGTCTAATACCGCTGAATTCTGAAGAAGCTCTGAGGAAGTATAAGAGTCCTGAGGAGTGTGTTGGCGCAGGTCCTGAAAAATCTATCGAGTGCTACGCGGTTTTGTCTCTTCAAGCCTCAGCAAAAGATGGCGAGACTAAGACTGTGTACTCAGGTGACCTCAAGCCCCTTACAGACCCTGACGTGAGGCCCGTCTACGATAAGATACCTATAGTAGTTCTCGGACCTAACCAAGAGATTTCTTTAGAGGCTTACGCAAGACTTGGGAGAGGCATAGAACATATTAAGTGGTCTCCAGTAACTATCTCTACAGTAACCTACTCTGCAAGACTCACTATTAAAGAGAGTTTATGCACTCTCTGCGGTAAGTGTGTGGAGGTCTGCCCACGGGATGCTTTAGTCTTGGAGGGCGGTAAGGTGAGAGCGTATGATGAGAAATGTATTCTCTGCAGGCAATGCGTTAAGTCCTGCCCTACCGACGCTATAGAGTTGGGGTTTAAAGACGACGAGTTTTACCTAACTATAGAGTCTTCCGGGTCTCTAAAGCCGGAGACTGTGGTGGCTGAAGCTTTGAAGATAGTTATATCAAAACTTGATAAGTTTTTAAGTGTATTGGACTCTATTAAAGTTCAGAGTGGTGAGTGA
- a CDS encoding phosphoenolpyruvate carboxykinase (GTP) has protein sequence MGRERLIKEDYDYLSFLRSHMRVEMLERLLKIPDPELHKWIADIIKVTKPSSVYVSIGSEEDFEYVRRAALINKEELPTKYPKHTVHFDGPKDLARDRGNTRILLSSGEKIPLINTYEKAAGLNEIKNILEGIMSGKEMFVSFYCFGPRSSPFTMYAVQVTDSAYVVHSENILYRVCYEEFVNQGPNLNYMRFLHSAGERDENGWSKNIDKRRIYIDLEDDTVYSTNTQYAGNTVGLKKLALRLCVNRGLKEGWLCEHMFITGVRGPGDRITYFTGAFPAGCGKTSTALMSDTVVGDDLAIIKEFDGIARAANPEVGMFGIVDGINPRDDSEIYEILNSPENEVIFSNVLLTEDGEVWWTGKVGEPRRGINYAGAWWPGKDNVPSHPNSRFTTSIRYLKYLDPRIDDPMGVPIGGMIFGGRDSDTLPPVEESFDWVHGIITKGAALESERTTAVLGRAGEREFNPYAILDFLSISVGKFTELHLRFAEKLKVKPRIYGVNYFLKDENGNYLAEKVDKRVWLKWMELRVHDDVEAVETPTGLIPIYEDLRKLFDTYLGKEYPETLYEKQFALRVPQQLSKIERIWAIYLEIPDTPKILFDVLRAQKERLENARRKYGDLISPYLFAKK, from the coding sequence GTGGGTAGAGAAAGACTGATTAAAGAAGACTATGATTATCTTAGCTTCTTACGTTCTCACATGCGTGTGGAAATGCTTGAAAGACTCTTGAAGATTCCCGACCCGGAACTTCATAAGTGGATAGCTGATATAATAAAAGTTACTAAGCCTTCATCAGTTTATGTATCTATAGGGAGTGAAGAAGACTTCGAGTATGTAAGGCGTGCAGCACTCATCAATAAGGAAGAATTACCAACTAAATATCCTAAACACACAGTCCATTTTGATGGGCCGAAAGACTTAGCTAGGGATAGAGGTAATACTAGAATACTGTTGAGTAGTGGGGAGAAGATACCTCTCATAAATACTTACGAGAAGGCGGCAGGACTTAACGAAATTAAGAATATACTTGAGGGCATAATGAGTGGCAAGGAAATGTTTGTATCGTTCTATTGTTTTGGGCCGAGAAGTTCTCCCTTTACGATGTACGCGGTTCAAGTAACGGACTCTGCGTATGTGGTTCATAGCGAGAACATCCTCTACAGGGTATGTTATGAGGAGTTCGTTAATCAGGGACCCAACCTAAATTACATGAGATTCCTCCACTCAGCAGGAGAACGTGACGAGAACGGCTGGAGCAAGAATATAGATAAGAGGAGGATCTATATAGACCTTGAAGACGACACAGTATACAGCACTAACACCCAGTATGCGGGCAACACAGTGGGTTTGAAGAAGTTAGCACTCAGGCTCTGCGTTAATAGGGGTCTTAAAGAAGGGTGGTTATGTGAGCATATGTTCATAACTGGTGTTAGAGGTCCTGGCGACAGGATAACTTACTTTACTGGAGCGTTCCCGGCAGGATGCGGCAAAACCTCAACAGCTCTAATGTCAGACACGGTAGTTGGTGATGACCTAGCTATAATTAAAGAATTCGACGGGATAGCGAGAGCCGCAAACCCCGAGGTAGGTATGTTCGGGATAGTTGATGGAATAAATCCCAGAGACGACTCTGAAATCTACGAAATACTGAACTCACCCGAAAACGAAGTCATATTCTCTAACGTCTTACTGACAGAGGACGGCGAGGTCTGGTGGACTGGTAAAGTCGGTGAGCCGCGTAGAGGGATCAACTACGCTGGCGCGTGGTGGCCTGGCAAAGATAACGTGCCATCACACCCGAACTCTAGATTCACTACCTCAATAAGGTACTTAAAATACTTAGACCCAAGAATCGATGACCCTATGGGAGTCCCGATAGGCGGCATGATATTTGGTGGCAGAGACTCTGATACGTTACCTCCTGTTGAGGAATCTTTTGATTGGGTGCACGGAATAATCACTAAGGGAGCCGCCCTAGAATCAGAGAGGACTACCGCTGTTTTAGGTAGAGCGGGTGAGAGAGAGTTTAACCCCTACGCGATCTTAGACTTCCTATCTATTTCTGTAGGTAAGTTTACAGAGCTTCACTTAAGATTTGCTGAGAAGCTTAAGGTCAAGCCAAGAATCTACGGCGTCAATTATTTCCTGAAAGACGAGAATGGAAACTATCTTGCTGAGAAGGTAGATAAGAGAGTGTGGTTGAAGTGGATGGAGTTAAGAGTCCATGACGACGTAGAAGCTGTAGAGACTCCTACGGGTCTCATACCCATATATGAGGACCTTAGAAAGCTCTTTGACACGTATTTAGGTAAGGAATATCCAGAAACTTTATATGAGAAGCAGTTCGCTTTAAGAGTCCCGCAACAACTCTCAAAAATTGAGAGGATATGGGCTATATATTTAGAAATACCTGACACTCCAAAGATATTGTTTGATGTTTTGAGAGCTCAGAAAGAAAGACTTGAAAACGCTAGGAGAAAATACGGTGACTTAATATCGCCTTATCTCTTCGCTAAGAAATGA
- a CDS encoding class II glutamine amidotransferase → MSGEFAKTGLGNLVEGFIESSRRDPYLAEVTGGRRDSHDDGWGLAVAGFKNEILTIFHEKMAHPIFSDVSRELLRVFSSKLSRYEELYLLLHSRATGTEPLGTSNAHPYEVDYKLGKVWFIHNGSIDKLRASREAGIDPHLHVDSRVVAELIAKYLSACVTTCEDLDECVSAAYEKLYREYTREGEALITGLLSYCGGSDVRLYATSLVRGYENLDNARKAYYAVYRVWGDGFNVVSSSTLVDYYLKLSSFSKSTQQQKVLKIERDSIKTLLSV, encoded by the coding sequence ATGAGTGGGGAATTCGCTAAGACTGGACTAGGAAATCTCGTAGAGGGTTTTATAGAATCATCTCGCAGAGACCCTTACCTAGCTGAAGTCACGGGAGGTCGTAGAGACTCGCATGATGATGGGTGGGGTCTGGCAGTAGCGGGATTCAAGAACGAGATATTAACCATCTTTCACGAGAAGATGGCACACCCCATATTCAGTGATGTATCGAGAGAGTTGTTGAGAGTGTTTTCTAGTAAGCTGAGCAGATATGAAGAACTATACCTGCTACTCCACTCTCGCGCTACTGGAACAGAACCTCTAGGCACGAGTAACGCCCACCCCTACGAAGTAGACTACAAGCTAGGTAAAGTTTGGTTTATTCATAATGGTAGCATAGACAAACTACGTGCTTCTCGAGAGGCCGGCATAGATCCGCATCTCCACGTAGACTCTCGCGTGGTAGCTGAACTGATAGCTAAGTACCTGAGTGCTTGTGTTACGACATGTGAGGATCTAGACGAATGCGTGTCTGCAGCGTATGAGAAACTCTATAGAGAATATACTCGCGAGGGTGAAGCGCTAATAACAGGTCTCTTAAGCTATTGTGGAGGAAGTGATGTAAGACTCTACGCTACCTCACTAGTAAGAGGTTATGAGAATCTAGATAACGCGAGAAAAGCTTACTACGCAGTATATAGGGTATGGGGTGACGGATTCAACGTGGTATCTTCCTCAACACTAGTTGATTATTATTTGAAGCTAAGTAGCTTCAGCAAATCAACACAACAACAAAAAGTTCTTAAAATAGAGCGTGACTCAATAAAGACGTTACTCTCTGTTTGA
- a CDS encoding 30S ribosomal protein S11, translated as MAFTSRELKWGVAHIYSSFNNTIVHITDLSGAETVATMSGGMVVRADREKPSPYVAMLIAYRAAQKAMDKGINAIHIKVRGPGGHGPKIPGPGAQAAIRALARTGFIIGRIEDVTPIPHDTTRRPGGRRGRRV; from the coding sequence ATGGCTTTTACTTCTAGAGAACTTAAGTGGGGGGTTGCACACATATACAGTTCTTTCAATAACACTATAGTCCACATAACTGACTTAAGCGGTGCTGAGACTGTGGCGACTATGTCTGGAGGGATGGTAGTAAGAGCTGATAGAGAGAAGCCGTCTCCCTACGTAGCGATGCTCATCGCTTACAGAGCTGCTCAGAAAGCCATGGATAAGGGAATAAACGCTATACATATTAAGGTTAGGGGTCCGGGAGGCCACGGGCCTAAGATACCTGGGCCCGGCGCTCAAGCAGCTATTAGAGCCTTAGCCAGGACTGGATTCATTATCGGGCGTATAGAGGACGTAACTCCCATCCCCCACGACACGACGCGGAGGCCTGGCGGCAGGAGAGGTAGGAGGGTGTAA
- a CDS encoding carbon-nitrogen hydrolase family protein: MRELRLGILQFSSLASKNETLSKLGKLLKDVTADIVILPEYAAFNIVRLRPEEAYAMADGLEGEFVKFFSSLAREFSAYFVVTTFEKSPEPPRVYNTAVVIKPNGEIASTYRKTHLFDAYGYRESDYMMRGEEVSPVVDVGKARIAVAICFDIRFPELFRIYSLNGAELIVVPSAWFKGPLKEETLSFLARARAHENTVYVAVAVQYGDEYTGRSLVVDPWGTQILDLGVGEKYSEIDIDVELVYEVRKKLPVLQLRRADLYCSRLCV; the protein is encoded by the coding sequence ATGCGTGAGTTGAGGTTGGGCATACTGCAGTTCTCTTCGCTAGCTAGTAAGAACGAAACCTTAAGCAAGCTCGGTAAGTTGCTTAAGGATGTAACAGCCGACATAGTTATCTTGCCTGAATACGCTGCTTTCAACATAGTGAGGTTAAGGCCTGAAGAGGCCTACGCTATGGCGGACGGCCTTGAAGGCGAGTTTGTTAAGTTCTTTAGTAGCTTAGCTCGCGAGTTCTCCGCTTATTTTGTCGTTACTACATTTGAGAAAAGTCCAGAACCTCCTAGAGTCTATAACACTGCCGTCGTGATAAAGCCTAATGGCGAGATAGCTAGCACATATAGAAAAACCCACTTGTTTGACGCTTACGGATACCGAGAATCAGACTACATGATGCGTGGTGAGGAAGTTTCTCCAGTAGTGGATGTAGGGAAGGCAAGAATCGCAGTCGCTATATGCTTCGACATAAGGTTCCCAGAACTCTTTAGAATCTACTCACTCAACGGGGCTGAACTCATAGTAGTCCCGTCAGCTTGGTTCAAGGGCCCACTAAAAGAAGAGACTCTCTCTTTCTTAGCTAGGGCTAGAGCACATGAAAACACCGTCTACGTGGCTGTCGCGGTGCAGTATGGAGATGAATATACTGGGAGGTCTCTCGTGGTCGATCCTTGGGGAACTCAAATACTTGACTTAGGCGTTGGAGAGAAATACTCTGAGATAGACATAGATGTAGAGTTAGTTTATGAAGTCAGGAAGAAACTCCCGGTCCTTCAGTTAAGGAGGGCTGACCTCTACTGCTCTAGATTATGTGTGTAA
- a CDS encoding 30S ribosomal protein S4, whose product MGDPRKSRRKWEKPGHPWIKDRLVEEMELVGKYGLRNKRELWLAQTYLRNIRNKAKALLSLTPDERSVREKDLVRKLYSLGLLQKEYGTIDDILGLTVEDVLQRRLQTIVYRKGLARTIHEARQLIVHGHISIGGKRVTSPGYLVNREEEQLVGFTPGSPIATRIKKEEIFGEVLGSE is encoded by the coding sequence ATGGGTGACCCAAGAAAATCTAGGAGGAAGTGGGAAAAGCCCGGGCATCCGTGGATTAAAGACAGGCTAGTTGAAGAGATGGAGTTAGTAGGTAAGTATGGGTTGAGGAATAAGAGGGAATTATGGCTTGCTCAGACTTACTTGAGGAATATAAGGAATAAAGCTAAGGCACTCCTCTCTCTAACCCCTGATGAGAGGTCTGTTAGAGAGAAAGACCTAGTTAGGAAGCTTTATAGCTTAGGACTCCTTCAGAAAGAGTACGGCACTATAGACGATATTCTAGGACTAACCGTTGAAGACGTTCTTCAGAGAAGGTTGCAGACTATAGTGTATAGGAAAGGACTTGCTAGGACTATTCATGAAGCTAGGCAACTAATCGTGCACGGCCACATATCCATCGGTGGTAAGAGAGTGACGTCGCCTGGCTACCTAGTCAATAGAGAAGAAGAGCAGTTAGTTGGTTTTACTCCGGGCTCGCCTATAGCTACTAGAATAAAGAAGGAAGAAATTTTTGGAGAAGTATTAGGCAGTGAGTAG